The Dehalogenimonas lykanthroporepellens BL-DC-9 genome includes a window with the following:
- a CDS encoding phage SPO1 DNA polymerase-related protein (KEGG: sti:Sthe_0942 phage SPO1 DNA polymerase-related protein~TIGRFAM: phage SPO1 DNA polymerase-related protein~PFAM: Uracil-DNA glycosylase superfamily), giving the protein MTTDNNASLEDIAREIGSCEACGLASGRNQAVPGEGHAETEIMFIGEAPGFNEDRTGRPFCGAAGQFLTQMIESIGLNRNQVYITNIVKCRPPGNRDPLPEEITACRHWLDRQLAAIRPRVVVTLGRYSMSRFFPGKTISRIHGQWEKQGDLVCLAMYHPAAALHQGSLRATILADMARLPEIIKELKRSEKPEPTQTGATEPADVRQLNLFES; this is encoded by the coding sequence ATGACAACAGATAACAATGCTTCTCTGGAAGACATCGCTCGCGAAATAGGCTCCTGTGAAGCCTGCGGACTGGCCTCCGGCAGAAATCAGGCGGTGCCGGGCGAGGGCCATGCCGAAACCGAGATAATGTTCATCGGCGAAGCCCCGGGCTTCAATGAAGACCGTACCGGACGGCCTTTCTGTGGGGCCGCCGGCCAGTTTCTGACGCAGATGATAGAGTCCATCGGATTGAACCGGAACCAGGTTTATATCACCAACATCGTCAAATGCCGGCCACCGGGCAACCGCGACCCGTTGCCGGAGGAAATTACGGCCTGCCGCCACTGGCTGGATCGCCAGCTGGCCGCCATCCGGCCGAGAGTGGTGGTTACGCTGGGTCGATACTCCATGAGCCGGTTTTTTCCCGGCAAGACCATCAGCCGGATTCACGGCCAATGGGAAAAACAGGGCGACCTGGTCTGCCTGGCCATGTACCACCCGGCGGCCGCCCTGCACCAGGGCAGTCTGAGAGCGACGATACTGGCCGACATGGCCCGACTGCCGGAAATAATTAAGGAATTGAAAAGAAGTGAAAAACCAGAACCCACGCAAACCGGGGCGACGGAACCTGCCGACGTCCGACAACTCAACCTCTTCGAAAGCTAA